Proteins encoded together in one Planctomyces sp. SH-PL14 window:
- a CDS encoding CpaF family protein, which translates to MPQKPFPVGGRSGFGRGESSQEDFENLKRLIHSKLVDKLDLNRLGELQGDTLRREIRLVVEHLCDTENPLLNRSERERLIEEVLDETFGFGPLEVLMKEDGIADIMINGPKKVFVEKHGKIIKHDVTFRDNDHLLQILDRIVSRVGRRVDETSPMVDARLPDGSRLNAIIPPLALDGPSLTIRKFGSRPLTLEDLLNFGAFTPEMVMLLEGSIKARLNIIVSGGTGSGKTTLLNTLSSFIQSDHRVITIEDAAELQLQQDHVLRLETRPANIEGKGRITATDLVKNALRMRPDRVIIGECRGPETLDMLQAMNTGHEGSMTTVHANNPRDAVSRVETLILMGGSELPLKAIRHQVASAVNMIIQANRLQGGPRKITSITEVVGMEQDTIVTQEIFKFVQDGIDANGKAFGHFEATGVRPSFMSRLEASGVRLPSNLFAPRALA; encoded by the coding sequence ATGCCTCAGAAGCCCTTCCCCGTCGGAGGCCGCAGCGGATTCGGTCGCGGCGAGTCGTCCCAGGAAGACTTCGAGAACCTCAAGCGGCTGATCCACAGCAAGCTGGTCGACAAGCTCGACCTGAACCGCCTGGGGGAACTGCAGGGGGACACGCTGCGGCGCGAGATCCGGCTCGTCGTCGAGCACCTGTGCGACACCGAGAACCCGCTGCTCAACCGCTCCGAGCGGGAGCGTCTCATCGAGGAAGTCCTCGACGAGACATTCGGCTTCGGTCCGCTGGAAGTCCTCATGAAGGAGGACGGGATCGCGGACATCATGATCAACGGACCCAAGAAGGTGTTCGTTGAAAAGCACGGCAAGATCATCAAGCACGATGTGACCTTCCGCGACAACGACCACCTGCTCCAGATCCTGGACCGCATCGTTTCCCGCGTCGGCCGCCGGGTCGACGAAACGTCTCCGATGGTCGACGCCCGTCTGCCCGACGGCTCGCGTCTCAACGCCATCATCCCGCCGCTGGCTCTCGACGGCCCCTCGCTCACGATTCGTAAGTTCGGTTCCCGCCCGCTGACCCTCGAGGATCTCCTCAACTTCGGCGCCTTCACGCCGGAAATGGTCATGCTCCTCGAAGGCTCGATCAAGGCCCGCCTCAACATCATCGTCAGCGGCGGTACCGGTTCCGGTAAGACGACGCTGCTCAATACGCTGTCGAGCTTCATCCAGAGCGACCACCGCGTCATCACGATCGAGGACGCGGCGGAACTCCAGCTCCAGCAGGACCACGTCCTGCGGCTCGAGACCCGGCCGGCCAACATCGAAGGCAAGGGACGCATCACCGCGACCGACCTCGTCAAGAACGCCCTGCGTATGCGTCCCGACCGCGTGATCATCGGGGAATGCCGCGGACCGGAAACGCTGGACATGCTCCAGGCCATGAACACCGGTCACGAAGGATCGATGACCACCGTCCACGCCAACAATCCCCGCGACGCCGTCTCCCGCGTCGAGACGCTGATCCTGATGGGGGGCTCGGAGCTCCCTCTCAAGGCGATCCGGCACCAGGTCGCCTCCGCGGTGAACATGATCATCCAAGCCAACCGCCTCCAGGGGGGGCCCCGCAAGATCACCTCGATCACCGAAGTGGTCGGGATGGAGCAGGACACGATCGTGACCCAGGAGATTTTCAAGTTCGTCCAGGACGGGATCGACGCCAACGGAAAGGCGTTCGGCCACTTCGAGGCGACCGGCGTCCGGCCCTCGTTCATGTCCCGGCTGGAAGCGTCCGGCGTGCGGCTCCCGTCGAACCTGTTCGCTCCTCGGGCATTGGCTTGA
- a CDS encoding type II secretion system F family protein: MNPMYVSIAAFVGVTGVIGAVILLIGELRSNSVEDRLEVLARKKGAAGEQTKVTREALVQESVKGLQGMIGGLAARFVNLKMLFAQADMTIAIETFFLICLGAAFVPTAIAIAVGVNPMFAPLIALCCGVLPLGFVVWKRGRRFKKFAAQLPDAMSLIARALRSGHSLASAIKLIVDEMQDPIAKEFNAAYEEQNLGIPLEQSLKNVYNRMPNLDFKFFATAVAIQRQSGGDLAEILDKIAHIIRERFKIMGQVQALTGEGRISGIVLMALPVALFFAVWRMNPSYVMLLFTDPLGRQMVAVALFLQVLGAVTIKKIIAIKV, encoded by the coding sequence ATGAATCCCATGTATGTCTCGATTGCCGCCTTCGTCGGGGTCACGGGAGTGATCGGCGCGGTGATCCTGCTCATCGGCGAGTTGCGGAGCAACTCCGTCGAGGACCGCCTGGAAGTCCTGGCCCGCAAGAAGGGGGCCGCCGGCGAACAGACCAAGGTCACGCGCGAAGCCCTCGTGCAGGAGAGCGTGAAGGGACTGCAGGGGATGATCGGCGGGCTCGCCGCCCGGTTCGTCAACCTGAAGATGCTGTTCGCCCAGGCGGACATGACGATCGCGATCGAGACCTTTTTCCTGATCTGCCTCGGAGCCGCCTTTGTCCCGACGGCGATCGCGATCGCCGTCGGCGTGAATCCGATGTTCGCGCCGCTGATCGCTCTGTGCTGCGGCGTCCTGCCGCTGGGGTTCGTGGTCTGGAAGCGGGGGCGGCGGTTCAAGAAGTTCGCCGCGCAGCTTCCCGATGCCATGTCGCTCATCGCCCGGGCCCTGCGATCGGGACACAGCCTCGCGTCGGCCATCAAGCTCATCGTCGACGAGATGCAGGACCCGATCGCCAAGGAGTTCAACGCCGCTTACGAAGAGCAGAACCTGGGGATCCCGCTCGAGCAGTCGCTCAAGAACGTCTACAACCGGATGCCGAACCTGGACTTCAAGTTCTTCGCCACGGCGGTCGCCATCCAGCGGCAGTCCGGGGGGGACCTGGCGGAGATCCTCGACAAGATCGCCCATATCATCCGCGAGCGGTTCAAGATCATGGGGCAGGTCCAGGCCCTCACCGGCGAAGGCCGCATCAGCGGAATCGTGCTGATGGCTCTCCCGGTGGCCCTGTTCTTCGCCGTGTGGCGGATGAACCCGAGCTACGTGATGCTCCTCTTCACCGATCCCCTGGGCCGGCAGATGGTCGCCGTGGCGCTCTTCCTGCAGGTCCTGGGCGCGGTGACGATCAAGAAGATCATTGCAATCAAGGTGTAG
- a CDS encoding type II secretion system F family protein, which produces MSMTTLLPLAIFGAITFGVWAILSMFTGGESRAASRLNELKDPRKRNADPQENSVGSMLKMAAPALSKAIQPKTELEQNELKIRLSNAGFHSPHAATLFLAIKMISLFAGAVVGGAVAAFTTGLNTDGFLRLGIGAGLGFYLPELVLTVLKKTRQEAIFLQTPDVLDLLVVCVEAGLGLDIALRRVAEELVEGAPEICGEISLCNLQMQMGRPRREVLHDFGIRTGVDDVKALVGVLIQAEKFGGSVGSALRVQSDSMRVKRRQMAEEKAQQTAVKMIFPLVLFIFPGIFVVLVGPAAIMMIRQLLTD; this is translated from the coding sequence ATGTCCATGACCACCCTCCTGCCGCTCGCCATCTTCGGCGCCATCACCTTCGGGGTGTGGGCGATCCTCTCCATGTTCACGGGCGGGGAGAGCCGGGCCGCGAGCCGCCTCAACGAACTGAAGGACCCTCGCAAGCGGAACGCGGATCCCCAGGAGAACTCGGTCGGCTCGATGCTCAAGATGGCGGCTCCGGCGCTGTCGAAGGCGATCCAGCCCAAGACGGAGCTGGAGCAGAACGAGCTTAAGATCCGGCTCTCCAACGCCGGGTTCCATTCGCCCCACGCCGCCACCCTGTTCCTGGCGATCAAGATGATCAGCCTCTTTGCCGGGGCGGTGGTCGGGGGGGCCGTGGCGGCCTTCACGACCGGACTCAACACCGACGGCTTTCTTCGCCTGGGAATCGGGGCGGGGCTGGGATTCTATCTCCCGGAGCTCGTCCTCACGGTCCTCAAGAAGACCCGGCAGGAGGCGATCTTCTTGCAGACCCCGGACGTCCTCGATCTGCTGGTCGTGTGCGTGGAAGCAGGCCTTGGTCTCGACATCGCCCTCCGCCGCGTTGCGGAGGAGCTGGTCGAGGGGGCGCCCGAGATCTGCGGCGAGATCTCCCTCTGCAACCTTCAGATGCAGATGGGGCGTCCCCGCCGCGAGGTTCTGCATGACTTTGGCATCCGGACCGGCGTCGACGACGTCAAGGCGCTCGTCGGGGTGCTGATCCAGGCGGAAAAGTTCGGGGGTTCGGTGGGGAGCGCCCTCCGCGTCCAGTCCGATTCGATGCGCGTCAAGCGGCGTCAGATGGCGGAAGAGAAGGCTCAGCAGACGGCCGTCAAGATGATCTTCCCGCTGGTGCTGTTCATCTTCCCGGGGATCTTCGTGGTGCTGGTCGGCCCGGCCGCGATCATGATGATCCGCCAGCTCCTGACGGACTGA
- a CDS encoding malate dehydrogenase translates to MKVAIIGGGGLVGSCAGFALQTGGIVRDIALIDVNQDLADGQALDLLHGAPLLHDQRIYGGTTEQVKDADVICITAGLRRKPDESRLDLINRNVALFRSLLADVKKVGHKKDVIIFVVSNPVDILTYLAARELGLPAQQVIGLGTVLDTTRFRALLAQKLDVPPTQVQVMMLGEHGDSMVALWSAAQIAGLPLDKWPGVDQAALLEIEKRARTSGAEMIKKKAGAGFAVGVSIADVIHDIALDSHRIQPVSTLQNGAYGLFDVAISVPTVVGRKGALQHIEIDMWPKEKTALQKSGAVLRETIEKVL, encoded by the coding sequence ATGAAAGTAGCCATCATCGGCGGCGGCGGACTGGTTGGTTCGTGCGCGGGCTTCGCTCTCCAGACGGGCGGCATCGTCCGCGACATCGCCCTCATCGACGTCAACCAGGACCTGGCGGACGGGCAGGCGCTCGACCTGCTGCACGGCGCACCGCTGCTGCACGATCAGCGGATCTATGGCGGAACGACGGAGCAGGTGAAGGATGCGGACGTGATCTGCATCACCGCCGGCCTCCGCCGCAAGCCGGATGAGAGCCGCCTGGACCTCATCAACCGGAACGTGGCCCTCTTCCGCAGCCTGCTGGCGGACGTCAAGAAGGTCGGCCACAAGAAGGACGTCATCATCTTCGTGGTGTCGAACCCTGTCGACATCCTGACGTACCTCGCCGCCCGCGAGCTCGGCCTCCCGGCCCAGCAGGTAATCGGCCTCGGGACGGTTCTCGACACGACCCGTTTCCGGGCGCTCCTGGCTCAGAAGCTCGACGTGCCGCCGACGCAGGTGCAGGTGATGATGCTTGGCGAGCACGGGGACAGCATGGTCGCCCTGTGGTCTGCCGCCCAGATCGCCGGTCTTCCGCTCGATAAGTGGCCCGGCGTCGATCAGGCCGCCTTGCTCGAAATCGAAAAGCGGGCTCGGACCTCGGGCGCGGAGATGATCAAGAAGAAGGCGGGGGCGGGTTTCGCGGTCGGTGTGTCGATCGCCGACGTGATCCACGACATTGCTCTCGACAGCCACCGCATTCAGCCGGTTTCGACGCTGCAGAACGGGGCGTACGGCCTGTTCGACGTGGCGATCTCGGTGCCGACGGTTGTCGGCCGCAAGGGGGCGCTGCAGCACATCGAGATCGACATGTGGCCGAAGGAGAAGACTGCTCTCCAGAAGTCGGGTGCGGTTCTCCGCGAGACAATCGAGAAGGTTCTGTAA
- a CDS encoding class II aldolase/adducin family protein — MSYHPLFNSAEAKSIKEWICEVGRRVYNKGFAAANDGNISYRIGPNEVLCSPTMICKGFMTPDDICMVDLDGKQLAGKKKRTSEILLHLTIMRQREDVKAVVHCHPPHATAFAVRREAIPQCILPEIEVFMGEVPLAPYETPGAQGFADTVSPFLKATNTIILANHGTVSFGATLEEAYWKTEILDAYCRILILTQQLGGVTYLNEQKSRELLDLKKRLGFDDPRFHNENCDLCSNTAFRDGYKEGEAPQVSAFAPPPVYPGYLQTPTYQTNGGVGGGGGQINMEALVQAITEQVLAALKQ, encoded by the coding sequence ATGTCCTACCACCCGCTCTTCAACAGCGCCGAAGCCAAGTCGATCAAGGAATGGATCTGCGAGGTCGGCCGCCGCGTCTACAACAAGGGCTTCGCCGCCGCGAACGACGGGAATATCTCGTACCGGATCGGTCCGAACGAGGTTCTGTGCAGCCCGACGATGATCTGCAAGGGGTTCATGACCCCGGATGACATCTGCATGGTCGACCTGGACGGCAAGCAGCTTGCCGGCAAGAAGAAGCGGACCAGCGAAATCCTCCTGCACCTGACGATCATGCGGCAGCGGGAAGACGTCAAGGCGGTGGTTCACTGTCACCCGCCCCATGCGACCGCCTTCGCCGTCCGCCGCGAAGCGATCCCGCAGTGCATCCTGCCGGAAATCGAAGTCTTCATGGGGGAAGTCCCGCTCGCTCCTTATGAAACGCCGGGCGCCCAGGGCTTTGCCGACACCGTCAGCCCGTTCCTCAAGGCGACGAACACAATCATCCTCGCCAACCACGGGACGGTCAGCTTCGGCGCCACGCTCGAAGAGGCCTACTGGAAGACCGAGATCCTCGACGCCTACTGCCGGATCCTGATCCTGACGCAGCAGCTCGGCGGGGTGACCTATCTCAACGAGCAGAAGTCCCGCGAGCTCCTCGACCTCAAGAAGCGGCTCGGCTTCGACGACCCGCGGTTCCACAACGAGAACTGCGACCTGTGCAGCAACACCGCCTTCCGCGACGGCTACAAGGAAGGGGAAGCCCCGCAGGTCTCGGCCTTCGCTCCTCCTCCGGTGTATCCGGGCTACCTCCAGACGCCGACCTACCAGACGAACGGCGGCGTGGGCGGGGGCGGCGGCCAGATCAATATGGAAGCGCTCGTTCAGGCGATCACCGAACAGGTCCTGGCGGCCCTCAAGCAGTAG
- a CDS encoding EutN/CcmL family microcompartment protein translates to MRIAQVIGKVTLNRVHPTLKGCSWKVVVPLTRAGIEGDEAGRGEPIVAYDDLGAGNGHMIALSESAEAAAPFTPNQKPIDAYNAAILDSINLA, encoded by the coding sequence ATGCGAATCGCCCAGGTCATCGGCAAAGTGACGCTGAACCGCGTGCATCCCACGCTGAAGGGGTGCTCGTGGAAGGTCGTCGTGCCGCTGACGCGGGCGGGGATCGAAGGGGACGAGGCGGGCCGCGGCGAGCCGATTGTCGCCTATGACGATCTGGGAGCGGGGAACGGACACATGATCGCCCTGAGCGAGTCCGCCGAAGCGGCCGCTCCGTTCACGCCAAACCAGAAGCCGATCGACGCCTACAACGCGGCGATCCTCGACTCGATCAACCTGGCCTGA
- a CDS encoding EutN/CcmL family microcompartment protein, producing the protein MQLASVIGRVNSTIKHSALNGWRLLVVQPLDQKSGPDGDPQIAIDHLGSSVGTKVVITADGSAVRDVMGRPDTPVRFVIIGLVDE; encoded by the coding sequence ATGCAACTCGCGTCCGTCATCGGCCGGGTCAATTCCACGATCAAGCACTCAGCCCTCAACGGCTGGCGGCTTCTGGTCGTGCAGCCGCTCGACCAGAAGAGCGGTCCGGACGGCGACCCGCAGATTGCGATCGATCACCTCGGAAGCAGTGTCGGCACCAAAGTTGTGATCACCGCGGACGGCTCCGCGGTGCGGGACGTCATGGGACGCCCCGATACGCCGGTCCGGTTCGTGATCATCGGATTGGTGGACGAGTAA
- a CDS encoding aldehyde dehydrogenase family protein, producing MNETAIRAVVEEVLSKLGKSTKPAGAAPAAAESKSSPNGIPVKSGPAIGGGSAPGTRSTGNYGVFQNVDDAVGAANDAFIQLKKKTIADRAKILNIVKTMCEQQAEELGRLEFEETKIGRLDHKIEKLKIIKLVPGTEFLKSNTYSGDHGLTIEEYAPFGVIGAITPVTHSLPTLAGNIVNMVAAGNTMVVNPHPSGARIACEGVRRFNKAFAEAIGIENIVTIIEKPTIESADQIFQHRGVRMLCVTGGPAVARAALGARKKAVVAGPGNPPVVVDESADLAHAARCIVSGAAYDNNLLCIGEKEVFAVQSIFDALMDEMSRAKGFRLNAQQIEALTKLAFAPPPKPGDHWVLNRDFIGRNATYLAQQIGLNVPKDTQLLYGETDTNNPYVSEEQMMPFVPFIRAKDATHAIELAHEYEHGYRHTAIIHSRNVRNMTTMGRLMDTTLFVKNGPSMAGLGLGGEGYLSFSVATPTGEGVTNPLTFCRVRRCSLVDELRVV from the coding sequence ATGAACGAAACCGCCATCCGCGCCGTCGTCGAAGAGGTCCTGTCCAAGCTGGGCAAGTCGACCAAGCCGGCGGGAGCCGCTCCCGCTGCTGCCGAGTCGAAGTCGTCGCCCAACGGCATTCCGGTGAAGTCCGGCCCGGCGATCGGCGGCGGTTCCGCTCCCGGCACCCGGTCGACGGGGAACTACGGCGTCTTCCAGAACGTCGATGACGCGGTCGGCGCCGCCAACGACGCCTTCATCCAGCTCAAGAAGAAGACCATCGCCGACCGGGCCAAGATCCTGAACATCGTCAAGACGATGTGCGAGCAGCAGGCGGAAGAGCTCGGCCGCCTCGAATTCGAAGAGACGAAGATCGGCCGCCTCGATCACAAGATCGAGAAGCTCAAGATCATCAAGCTGGTCCCCGGGACCGAGTTCCTCAAGTCGAACACCTACAGCGGCGACCACGGTCTCACGATCGAAGAGTACGCCCCGTTCGGTGTCATCGGGGCGATCACGCCGGTGACCCACTCCCTCCCGACGCTCGCCGGCAACATCGTCAACATGGTGGCGGCCGGGAACACGATGGTGGTCAACCCCCACCCGTCCGGAGCCCGGATCGCCTGCGAAGGGGTCCGCCGCTTCAACAAGGCGTTCGCCGAAGCGATCGGCATCGAGAACATCGTCACGATCATCGAGAAGCCGACGATCGAGTCGGCCGACCAGATCTTCCAGCACCGCGGCGTCCGGATGCTGTGCGTCACCGGCGGTCCAGCGGTCGCCCGGGCGGCTCTCGGAGCCCGCAAGAAGGCGGTCGTCGCCGGTCCGGGGAATCCCCCCGTCGTCGTCGATGAGTCGGCCGACCTGGCTCATGCCGCCCGCTGCATCGTCAGCGGGGCCGCCTACGACAACAACCTCCTCTGCATCGGCGAGAAGGAAGTCTTCGCCGTCCAGTCGATCTTCGACGCCCTGATGGACGAGATGAGCCGCGCCAAGGGGTTCCGGCTCAACGCCCAGCAGATCGAAGCCCTGACGAAGCTTGCCTTCGCCCCGCCGCCGAAGCCCGGCGACCACTGGGTCCTGAACCGCGACTTCATCGGCCGCAACGCGACCTACCTCGCCCAGCAGATCGGCCTCAACGTCCCGAAGGACACGCAGCTCCTCTATGGCGAAACCGACACGAACAACCCGTACGTCAGCGAAGAGCAGATGATGCCCTTCGTCCCGTTCATCCGGGCCAAGGACGCGACGCACGCCATCGAACTCGCTCACGAGTACGAGCACGGCTACCGCCACACGGCGATCATCCACTCCCGCAACGTCCGGAACATGACCACGATGGGCCGGCTGATGGACACGACGCTGTTCGTCAAGAACGGCCCGTCGATGGCCGGCCTGGGACTGGGCGGGGAAGGGTACCTGTCGTTCAGCGTCGCCACGCCGACCGGAGAAGGGGTGACGAATCCGCTCACCTTCTGCCGCGTCCGCCGCTGCTCGCTGGTCGACGAACTGCGGGTGGTCTGA
- a CDS encoding EutN/CcmL family microcompartment protein, whose product MFIAKVTGSLVSTQKVDSMKGQKLFVVEPMRINEKSKSELTGTGRTFIAVDVVGAGEGETVLIVQGSSARFCDETKKLPVDCTIIGIVDAVNVGDATIFKNE is encoded by the coding sequence ATGTTTATCGCCAAGGTGACCGGCAGTCTCGTCTCCACGCAGAAGGTCGACTCGATGAAGGGCCAGAAGCTCTTCGTCGTGGAGCCGATGCGGATCAACGAGAAGTCGAAGTCCGAACTGACGGGGACGGGCCGGACCTTTATCGCCGTCGATGTCGTCGGAGCCGGAGAAGGGGAAACGGTCCTGATCGTGCAGGGATCGAGCGCCCGCTTCTGCGACGAGACCAAGAAACTGCCGGTCGACTGCACGATCATCGGCATCGTCGATGCAGTGAACGTGGGAGACGCGACGATCTTCAAGAACGAGTGA
- a CDS encoding acetate/propionate family kinase → MKVLVANLGSTSFKYRLFDMSNEAQLARGGIERIGQDAEGSCFVEIAGRRQEMSRRIKDHAEAVAICLEQLTDPATGCLKSVDEVAAIGFKAVFAGKLSGVRIVNDELLDAMEALADVAPAHNPPYARAMRQLRKAFPAMPLVAALETGFHETIPAEYRTYAIPHEWQEQYGIQRWGFHGASHRFIGGRVAQLLGRKGLKVISCHLGGSNSLCAMLDGVSQSNTLGMTPQTGLPHNNRVGDFDPFAIPVLMRATGKTFPQILEDLSNKGGLLGMSGVSADARDVEKAAAEGNPRADLALNVFAASIRQYIGAYLTVLNGADAIVFTGGIGENSQRIRRDSLKNLDFAGIQLDPELNKTARGEGRISAAGSRTEIWIVPTNEEIVVARQSVEAVKGK, encoded by the coding sequence ATGAAGGTTCTGGTCGCCAACCTCGGCTCCACCTCGTTCAAGTACCGGCTGTTCGATATGTCGAACGAAGCCCAGCTTGCGCGCGGCGGGATTGAGCGGATCGGCCAGGATGCCGAAGGGTCCTGCTTCGTCGAGATCGCCGGCCGCCGCCAGGAAATGTCCCGACGGATCAAGGACCACGCCGAAGCGGTCGCGATCTGCCTCGAGCAGTTGACCGATCCCGCCACCGGGTGCCTCAAGTCGGTCGACGAAGTGGCCGCCATCGGCTTCAAGGCGGTCTTCGCCGGCAAGTTGAGTGGCGTCCGGATCGTCAACGACGAGCTGCTGGACGCGATGGAGGCCCTGGCCGATGTCGCTCCCGCCCACAACCCGCCCTACGCGCGAGCGATGCGGCAGTTGCGGAAGGCGTTCCCGGCGATGCCCCTGGTCGCCGCCCTCGAAACCGGCTTCCACGAGACGATCCCCGCCGAGTACCGGACCTACGCCATTCCCCACGAATGGCAGGAGCAGTACGGGATTCAGCGGTGGGGGTTCCACGGGGCGAGCCACCGGTTCATTGGCGGGCGAGTCGCCCAGCTCCTCGGTCGGAAGGGCCTCAAGGTCATTTCCTGCCATCTCGGAGGCAGCAACTCGCTGTGCGCGATGCTCGACGGCGTTTCGCAGTCGAACACGCTCGGCATGACTCCGCAGACGGGACTGCCGCACAACAACCGGGTCGGGGATTTCGATCCCTTTGCGATCCCGGTCCTGATGCGGGCCACGGGCAAGACCTTTCCGCAGATCCTGGAAGACCTCTCGAACAAGGGGGGGCTGCTGGGGATGAGCGGAGTGTCCGCCGACGCGCGGGACGTGGAGAAGGCCGCCGCAGAGGGGAATCCCCGGGCTGACCTGGCGCTGAATGTCTTTGCCGCCTCCATCCGGCAGTACATCGGGGCGTATCTCACGGTCCTCAACGGGGCCGATGCGATCGTCTTCACCGGGGGGATCGGGGAGAACAGCCAGCGGATCCGGCGGGACTCGCTCAAGAATCTCGACTTCGCGGGAATTCAGCTCGATCCCGAGCTGAACAAGACCGCCAGGGGAGAAGGCCGGATTTCGGCCGCCGGCAGCAGGACGGAGATCTGGATCGTTCCGACGAACGAAGAGATCGTCGTGGCCCGTCAGTCCGTCGAAGCTGTGAAGGGGAAATAG
- a CDS encoding BMC domain-containing protein, which yields MNEAIGLLETKGLIASVEAADAMLKSANVTLVKQINIGAAFITTVIKGDVGSVRAAVDSGAAAASKVGELVSAHVIPRPEAGLMKNFI from the coding sequence ATGAACGAAGCCATCGGACTCCTCGAAACCAAGGGCCTCATCGCCTCCGTCGAAGCGGCGGACGCGATGCTCAAGTCGGCCAACGTCACCCTCGTCAAGCAGATCAACATCGGCGCCGCCTTCATCACGACCGTGATCAAGGGCGATGTCGGTTCGGTCCGCGCCGCCGTCGACTCGGGCGCCGCCGCCGCCAGCAAGGTGGGCGAGCTCGTCTCGGCCCACGTGATTCCCCGCCCCGAAGCCGGCCTGATGAAGAACTTCATCTAG
- a CDS encoding BMC domain-containing protein, translating to MAKMEALGMIETKGLIALIEAADAALKAANVQFVTWDKIGSGFVTGFFVGDVAAVKAAVDAGASAAGKVGDVASVQVIARPHDELQAILPKAKVSSPTGA from the coding sequence ATGGCGAAGATGGAAGCCCTCGGGATGATCGAGACCAAGGGTCTCATCGCCCTCATCGAAGCAGCGGACGCCGCCCTCAAGGCGGCCAACGTTCAGTTCGTCACCTGGGACAAGATCGGCAGCGGTTTCGTCACCGGGTTCTTCGTCGGTGACGTCGCCGCGGTGAAGGCCGCCGTCGACGCCGGCGCGAGCGCGGCCGGCAAGGTCGGCGACGTCGCCAGCGTCCAGGTCATCGCCCGCCCGCACGACGAGCTCCAGGCGATCCTCCCCAAGGCCAAGGTCAGCAGCCCGACCGGCGCCTGA
- the pduL gene encoding phosphate propanoyltransferase: protein MSIARSDVERIVRDVLMKQVGGGAVAKPAEKPNPLVVNISARHCHLTQEHVEILFGKGHQLTVKKWLYQEGYFAAEETVAIVGPRRRMLPEVRVLGPCRGDSQVELAFTDSISLGLDLPVRISGDIKGTPGGLLVGPKGSIQLQFGMIRAMRHVHMGPADLAWFGVKGGDEMHLRIESPGCTTVLENVLVRGGDDKIRLEVHLDTDEGNAVNLEKATKVDLIKPAACGCKH from the coding sequence ATGTCGATCGCTCGCTCTGACGTTGAACGCATCGTCCGCGACGTGCTGATGAAGCAGGTTGGCGGGGGCGCGGTCGCCAAGCCGGCCGAGAAGCCGAACCCGCTCGTCGTCAACATCTCCGCCCGGCACTGCCACCTGACGCAGGAGCACGTCGAGATCCTGTTCGGGAAGGGGCACCAGCTCACCGTCAAGAAGTGGCTGTACCAGGAGGGCTACTTCGCCGCCGAAGAAACGGTCGCGATCGTCGGCCCCCGCCGCCGGATGCTCCCGGAAGTCCGCGTCCTCGGCCCCTGCCGCGGCGACTCGCAGGTCGAGCTCGCCTTCACGGACTCGATCTCGCTCGGCCTCGACCTGCCGGTCCGGATCAGCGGCGACATCAAGGGGACCCCGGGGGGGCTCCTGGTCGGCCCCAAGGGGAGCATTCAGCTTCAGTTCGGGATGATCCGCGCCATGCGGCACGTCCACATGGGCCCGGCGGATCTCGCCTGGTTCGGCGTCAAAGGCGGTGACGAGATGCACCTCCGGATCGAATCGCCGGGCTGCACGACGGTCCTCGAAAACGTCCTCGTCCGCGGCGGCGACGACAAGATCCGCCTCGAAGTCCACCTCGACACGGATGAAGGAAACGCGGTCAACCTCGAGAAGGCGACCAAGGTCGACCTGATCAAGCCCGCCGCCTGCGGCTGCAAGCACTGA